In Zobellia roscoffensis, the following are encoded in one genomic region:
- the ruvA gene encoding Holliday junction branch migration protein RuvA — protein sequence MITHLRGKLVEKNPTYVVIECAGVGYFVNISLNTFSKVGDSESISLFTHLQVKEDSHTLFGFAERSEREIFRLLLSVSGIGSSTARTMLSSLEPAQIRDAIANGDVPTIQSIKGIGAKTAQRVILDLRDKILKVYDIGEVSAPANNTNKEEALSALEVLGFVRRSAEKVVDKVLIQDPSLSVENIIKLALKNL from the coding sequence ATGATTACTCACCTTAGAGGAAAACTTGTAGAGAAAAATCCAACTTACGTTGTAATTGAATGCGCTGGAGTGGGGTATTTTGTCAATATTTCTTTAAACACCTTTTCTAAGGTTGGTGATTCAGAGAGTATTAGTTTATTCACTCATCTTCAGGTAAAAGAAGATTCACATACTTTGTTTGGTTTTGCAGAACGGTCAGAACGTGAGATTTTTCGTCTTTTGCTATCTGTTTCAGGTATTGGGTCAAGTACGGCAAGAACAATGCTTTCTTCATTGGAACCGGCTCAAATTAGAGATGCGATTGCTAATGGAGATGTGCCCACAATTCAATCTATTAAAGGTATAGGAGCTAAAACGGCCCAACGTGTAATTCTAGACCTTAGAGATAAGATTTTAAAAGTTTACGATATAGGTGAAGTTTCCGCTCCTGCGAACAATACAAATAAAGAAGAAGCGTTATCTGCTTTAGAGGTTCTTGGCTTTGTAAGAAGATCCGCCGAAAAGGTAGTAGACAAAGTACTTATCCAAGATCCCTCGCTCAGCGTAGAGAACATTATTAAACTTGCGCTTAAAAATTTATAA
- a CDS encoding NADP-dependent malic enzyme, giving the protein MGNQKLRREALIYHAKPQPGKIKIVPTKPYATQRDLALAYSPGVAEPCLEIAKDKDNAYKYTSKGNLVAVISNGTAVLGLGNIGPEASKPVMEGKGLLFKIFADIDGIDIEVNTEDVDEFVQTVKMIAPTFGGINLEDIKAPEAFEIERRLKEELDIPVMHDDQHGTAIISAAALLNALELSEKKIEEVRIVISGAGAAAVSCTKLYKAFGAKAENIVMLDSKGVIRKDAENLSASKAEFATDRKIDTLSEAMVDADVFIGLSIAGIVSAEMLLSMAENPIVFAMANPDPEVAYDLAVKTRKDIIMATGRSDHPNQVNNVLGFPFIFRGALDVRATAINEEMKMAAVKALAELTKQPVPEQVNIAYGETRLTFGKEYIIPKPFDQRLIAEIPPAVAKAAMDSGVAKSPIDDWDRYKEELLQRSGNDNKVVRLLHNRAKMNKKRIVFAEADHLDVLKAAQIVHEEGIAEPILLGHKEIILELKKELDFDADIEIVDPTSKEFDEKHIRYATKFWESRKRSGTTLYSAKIRMRERNYFGAMMVLEGDADGMISGYSRAYPTVVKPILEVIGRASNVKKVSTVNIMITDRGPLFLADTSINIDPNAEEIAEIAQNAANVASTFGYEPVMALLSYANFGSSSHPHAKKVREAVHILHESNPSLIVDGEIQTDFALNKELLQSQFPFSKLAGKKVNTLIFPNLESANITYKLLKELNQADSIGPIMVGLRRSVHILQLGASVDEMVNMTAVAVIDAQEREKRRKAKTEIK; this is encoded by the coding sequence ATGGGCAATCAAAAACTGAGAAGGGAAGCGTTGATATATCATGCCAAACCACAGCCTGGTAAAATAAAAATAGTTCCTACAAAACCATATGCTACACAACGTGATTTGGCCCTAGCCTATTCGCCAGGTGTTGCAGAACCTTGCCTTGAAATTGCAAAAGATAAAGACAACGCTTATAAATATACTTCAAAAGGTAATTTAGTTGCTGTTATTTCAAACGGTACTGCTGTTTTAGGTTTGGGTAATATTGGTCCTGAAGCTTCTAAACCTGTTATGGAAGGTAAAGGTTTGCTTTTTAAGATTTTTGCAGATATAGATGGAATTGATATAGAGGTTAATACGGAAGACGTTGATGAGTTTGTACAGACCGTAAAGATGATTGCTCCTACCTTTGGAGGTATTAACTTAGAAGATATTAAGGCTCCCGAAGCTTTTGAAATTGAAAGAAGGCTAAAGGAGGAGCTTGATATTCCCGTAATGCATGATGACCAGCATGGTACGGCTATTATTTCTGCTGCTGCATTGTTGAATGCACTTGAGTTGTCCGAAAAGAAAATAGAAGAGGTACGCATTGTAATAAGTGGTGCTGGTGCTGCAGCTGTTTCATGTACTAAATTGTACAAAGCTTTTGGTGCAAAAGCTGAAAATATTGTCATGTTAGACAGTAAGGGAGTAATTCGAAAAGATGCTGAAAATTTATCAGCCTCTAAAGCGGAATTTGCTACGGATAGAAAAATAGATACACTTTCTGAAGCTATGGTAGATGCCGATGTTTTTATCGGACTTTCTATTGCTGGGATTGTTTCAGCTGAGATGTTATTGTCAATGGCCGAAAACCCCATTGTTTTTGCAATGGCGAATCCTGACCCAGAAGTAGCATACGATTTAGCGGTAAAGACCCGTAAAGATATTATAATGGCTACTGGCCGTTCTGATCATCCTAATCAGGTGAATAATGTACTTGGTTTTCCTTTTATTTTTAGAGGAGCTCTTGATGTTCGAGCGACAGCCATAAATGAAGAAATGAAAATGGCTGCTGTTAAGGCATTAGCCGAGCTTACTAAGCAACCCGTACCCGAGCAGGTGAATATAGCCTATGGTGAAACAAGGTTGACTTTTGGTAAAGAATATATCATACCAAAACCTTTTGATCAACGATTAATTGCCGAAATACCACCTGCGGTAGCAAAAGCGGCAATGGATAGTGGGGTGGCGAAAAGTCCTATTGACGATTGGGACCGGTATAAAGAAGAACTTTTACAACGATCGGGTAATGACAACAAGGTAGTGCGCTTACTGCACAACCGAGCCAAAATGAACAAAAAACGTATTGTTTTTGCTGAGGCTGATCATCTTGATGTGCTTAAAGCGGCACAAATTGTTCATGAGGAAGGCATTGCAGAACCCATTCTTTTAGGTCATAAAGAGATAATTTTAGAGCTTAAAAAAGAGCTGGATTTTGATGCGGATATCGAAATTGTTGATCCTACATCAAAAGAGTTTGATGAGAAGCATATTCGTTATGCAACCAAGTTTTGGGAAAGCAGAAAACGTAGTGGAACCACACTTTATAGTGCAAAAATAAGAATGCGAGAGCGTAACTATTTTGGAGCTATGATGGTATTGGAAGGTGATGCCGATGGAATGATTTCAGGATACTCAAGAGCATACCCAACGGTAGTGAAGCCTATTCTTGAAGTTATCGGTAGAGCTTCAAATGTAAAGAAAGTTTCTACGGTAAATATTATGATAACAGATAGAGGCCCATTATTCTTGGCGGATACTTCTATTAATATCGACCCAAATGCAGAAGAGATTGCAGAAATTGCACAAAATGCAGCTAATGTAGCGTCTACTTTTGGTTATGAACCGGTGATGGCTTTATTGTCCTATGCGAATTTTGGTTCATCTAGTCATCCTCATGCAAAAAAGGTAAGAGAAGCAGTTCATATTTTGCATGAGAGTAACCCTAGTCTTATTGTAGATGGTGAAATTCAAACGGATTTTGCACTGAATAAAGAGCTGCTGCAAAGTCAGTTTCCGTTTTCTAAATTAGCGGGTAAAAAAGTGAATACCTTGATTTTTCCGAACTTAGAATCAGCAAACATCACTTACAAGCTACTAAAAGAATTGAACCAAGCGGATAGTATTGGTCCAATAATGGTGGGGCTTAGAAGGTCTGTTCATATTCTTCAATTAGGTGCTAGTGTTGACGAAATGGTAAATATGACTGCCGTTGCAGTTATTGATGCCCAGGAAAGAGAAAAAAGAAGAAAGGCCAAAACAGAGATTAAGTAA
- a CDS encoding MFS transporter yields MNLIKKPSLTFWQIFNMNVGFLGIQFSFGLQQTAINPVFLFLGAAEDMLPILNIAGPVTGLIVQPIIGAISDKTWSPRFGRRKPFFLIGAIIGSLCLFAFPLSPALWFAVGLLWILDVGNNMAMEPYRAFVGDKLPEKQLSLGYQMQSLFVGAGIVLANASIFLFQDWFRVEDVVDAAGSIPKWLYYSFFIGAFLSVSTILWSVLKTPEIPPSEEEFKEIKAHKALSSAQRFNMPFVEISKAVKDMPSFMWKLSAVYLFQWYALFVYWQFITPLFMNTMGFDLSGAAAQSAKMSTTYNITTMVVALALVPLALKFGSKKVYAASLFGTGLALFAIPYISDPIYVLFPMILFGVGWAAMMGIPYTMVSKIVPQDRRGVYMGILNMMIVIPMGIETLTFGPIFKNLLGGNAVNAILFAGVFFVLAAVLSLRLNVKEGKKENIE; encoded by the coding sequence ATGAACTTGATAAAAAAACCTAGCTTAACTTTTTGGCAGATTTTTAATATGAATGTGGGCTTTTTGGGCATTCAATTCAGTTTTGGCTTACAGCAAACAGCCATCAACCCTGTTTTTCTTTTTTTGGGTGCTGCGGAAGATATGCTTCCCATTTTAAATATTGCGGGCCCAGTTACCGGTTTGATTGTACAGCCCATAATCGGGGCAATTTCCGATAAAACATGGTCACCTCGTTTCGGTAGGCGTAAACCTTTCTTTTTAATAGGTGCCATTATAGGTAGTCTTTGTTTGTTCGCTTTTCCTTTAAGTCCGGCATTATGGTTTGCAGTTGGTCTGCTTTGGATTTTAGATGTAGGAAATAATATGGCTATGGAGCCGTATCGTGCTTTTGTTGGGGATAAGTTGCCGGAAAAGCAATTGAGCCTTGGTTATCAAATGCAGAGTTTATTTGTTGGTGCGGGTATAGTACTGGCTAACGCTTCTATCTTTTTGTTTCAAGATTGGTTTAGAGTAGAGGATGTGGTTGATGCAGCAGGTTCTATTCCAAAATGGTTGTATTATTCCTTTTTTATCGGTGCATTTTTATCGGTGTCTACTATTTTGTGGTCAGTGTTAAAGACCCCTGAAATTCCGCCTTCGGAGGAAGAGTTCAAAGAAATTAAGGCTCATAAAGCGTTGTCATCTGCTCAGCGTTTTAATATGCCTTTTGTTGAAATATCAAAAGCGGTCAAAGACATGCCTTCTTTTATGTGGAAGCTTTCGGCTGTCTATCTTTTTCAATGGTATGCCCTTTTTGTGTATTGGCAGTTCATTACTCCTTTGTTTATGAATACTATGGGGTTTGACCTTTCGGGAGCAGCAGCTCAATCTGCAAAAATGAGTACCACTTATAATATTACAACGATGGTTGTAGCGCTGGCTTTAGTGCCATTAGCACTTAAGTTTGGAAGTAAAAAAGTGTATGCAGCAAGCTTATTTGGTACGGGGTTAGCGCTTTTCGCAATCCCTTATATTTCGGACCCTATCTATGTATTGTTTCCAATGATTCTTTTTGGTGTAGGTTGGGCGGCCATGATGGGAATACCTTATACCATGGTTTCTAAGATAGTGCCGCAAGATAGAAGAGGAGTTTATATGGGTATTTTGAATATGATGATCGTTATTCCTATGGGAATCGAGACACTTACTTTTGGGCCTATTTTTAAAAATCTTCTTGGGGGTAATGCCGTTAACGCTATTTTGTTTGCTGGGGTGTTTTTTGTTCTTGCTGCTGTTCTTTCTTTGCGGTTGAATGTAAAGGAGGGTAAAAAGGAGAATATAGAGTAG
- the queG gene encoding tRNA epoxyqueuosine(34) reductase QueG, whose translation MNSKEKYSELIKTEAKRLGFLSCGISKADFLEEEAPRLEKWLNNNMHGEMSYMANHFDKRLDPRLLVDGAKSVISLLLNYYPEETQQDDTYKISKYAYGQDYHHVIKSKLRQLQDFISENIGEVGGRAFVDSAPVLDKAWAAKSGLGWIGKHSNLLTQKVGSFYFIAELIVDLELEYDNRVTDHCGTCTACIDACPTEAIVEPYVVDGSKCISYFTIELKNEIPTEFEGKFDDWAFGCDVCQDVCPWNRFSKSHQEPLFNPHPELLSMSKKDWEEITEDVFKKVFQKSAVKRTKFSGLQRNIKFLK comes from the coding sequence ATGAATTCCAAAGAGAAATATTCAGAACTTATAAAAACCGAAGCCAAACGCCTCGGTTTTTTGTCTTGTGGTATTTCCAAAGCAGATTTTTTAGAAGAAGAAGCCCCCAGACTTGAAAAATGGCTGAACAATAACATGCATGGTGAAATGTCATACATGGCCAATCATTTTGATAAACGCTTAGACCCACGTTTGTTGGTAGACGGAGCTAAGTCTGTTATCTCTTTGTTACTGAATTATTATCCTGAAGAAACTCAGCAAGATGACACCTATAAAATTTCTAAGTATGCCTACGGGCAAGATTATCACCACGTCATCAAATCTAAGTTGCGTCAGCTACAAGATTTTATCTCCGAAAATATTGGTGAAGTAGGAGGGAGGGCTTTTGTAGATTCTGCCCCTGTGCTGGACAAGGCGTGGGCAGCTAAAAGCGGATTAGGTTGGATTGGAAAGCACAGCAATTTGTTAACCCAAAAGGTTGGGTCTTTCTATTTTATAGCAGAACTCATTGTAGATCTGGAGTTGGAATATGACAATAGGGTTACGGATCATTGCGGAACCTGTACCGCTTGTATAGATGCATGTCCTACGGAGGCTATTGTTGAGCCTTACGTGGTAGACGGGAGTAAATGCATTTCCTACTTTACGATTGAGCTTAAAAATGAAATCCCTACGGAGTTTGAAGGCAAGTTTGATGATTGGGCATTTGGTTGCGATGTTTGTCAAGATGTGTGTCCGTGGAACCGTTTTTCAAAATCGCACCAAGAACCTTTGTTCAATCCACATCCTGAACTTCTTTCGATGTCCAAAAAGGATTGGGAGGAAATTACGGAAGATGTGTTTAAAAAAGTGTTTCAAAAATCAGCTGTAAAAAGAACTAAATTTTCAGGTTTACAGCGGAATATCAAATTTTTGAAATAA
- the ruvB gene encoding Holliday junction branch migration DNA helicase RuvB has protein sequence MNEYLDAEGENFTPEEFDIERALRPISFDDFTGQEQVLENLKVFVEAANQRGEALDHTLFHGPPGLGKTTLAHILASELGVGIKITSGPVLDKPGDLAGLLTNLDERDVLFIDEIHRLSPIVEEYLYSAMEDYKIDIMIESGPNARSVQINLNPFTLIGATTRSGLLTAPMRARFGIQSRLQYYSTELLSTIVERSAEILKVPISQDAAIEIAGRSRGTPRICNSLLRRVRDFAQIKGNGSIDIEISKFSLKALNVDAHGLDEMDNKILTTIIDKFKGGPVGITTLATAVSESSETIEEVYEPFLIQQGFIMRTPRGREVTDLAYKHLGKLKGGVQPGLF, from the coding sequence ATGAATGAGTACTTAGACGCCGAAGGAGAAAACTTCACACCCGAAGAATTTGATATAGAAAGAGCTTTACGTCCCATAAGTTTTGACGACTTTACCGGACAAGAGCAGGTATTGGAAAACCTCAAAGTTTTTGTGGAAGCTGCCAATCAAAGAGGGGAGGCGCTGGATCACACGTTGTTTCACGGACCTCCAGGATTGGGGAAGACCACTTTGGCACATATTCTGGCAAGTGAATTAGGAGTAGGTATTAAAATTACTTCAGGTCCGGTTCTGGACAAACCCGGAGATTTGGCAGGTTTGCTTACAAATTTAGATGAGCGGGATGTACTTTTTATTGATGAAATTCACCGGTTGAGCCCTATTGTAGAGGAATATCTCTATTCCGCAATGGAGGATTATAAGATTGATATTATGATCGAGTCGGGTCCAAATGCCCGTTCGGTACAGATTAATTTAAATCCGTTTACACTCATTGGCGCTACCACTCGTTCAGGATTACTTACTGCTCCAATGCGGGCACGTTTTGGAATTCAAAGCCGTTTACAATATTATTCCACTGAATTGCTTTCAACCATTGTAGAGCGCAGTGCCGAAATTTTGAAAGTTCCAATTAGCCAAGATGCAGCCATTGAGATTGCCGGTAGAAGTAGGGGAACGCCAAGAATTTGTAACTCGCTTTTGAGAAGAGTTCGGGATTTTGCTCAAATTAAGGGGAATGGAAGTATAGATATTGAAATTTCAAAATTTAGTCTAAAGGCGCTAAACGTTGATGCGCACGGACTGGATGAAATGGATAATAAGATTCTAACTACCATTATAGATAAATTTAAAGGAGGGCCTGTAGGTATTACCACTTTGGCGACAGCAGTTTCGGAAAGCTCAGAAACTATTGAAGAGGTTTATGAACCTTTTTTGATACAACAGGGTTTTATTATGCGAACACCACGAGGGCGGGAAGTCACGGATTTGGCGTACAAACACCTAGGAAAGCTCAAAGGAGGCGTACAACCTGGGTTGTTTTAA